From Candoia aspera isolate rCanAsp1 chromosome 4, rCanAsp1.hap2, whole genome shotgun sequence, a single genomic window includes:
- the C4H17orf114 gene encoding uncharacterized protein C17orf114 homolog: MGSKFRSCFPRVRRGGSRRAGKAGPGEPPEAASPDGPESAAGRARSTPSTSSEGDPQSGRAYFSGKARVSFRHQLDSERDSTS; encoded by the exons ATGGGCTCCAAGTTCCGCAGCTGCTTTCCGCGCGTGAGACGCGGAGGGTCGCGGCGGGCCGGCAAGGCGGGCCCGGGAGAGCCCCCGGAAG cagctTCTCCCGACGGCCCCGAAAGCGCGGCAGGCCGAGCACGGTCTACCCCCTCCACCAGCAGCGAGGGCGACCCGCAGAGCGGCCGGGCGTACTTCAGCGGCAAAGCCCGCGTCTCCTTCCGCCACCAGCTCGACTCGGAGCGGGACTCCACCAGCTGA
- the GLTPD2 gene encoding glycolipid transfer protein domain-containing protein 2 isoform X1: MDHHSVGHALEPRPRRGVQNGRADGRGGGGGTVEAWKGWHTLSEASSPSGGESSINTFPPSPEAPGSHPFHGDLFVAPQLGFPFQRLPSEGQPRAERLIPPALELGKEAVRLAFPGCSRPSRSPPPLQSPGSPSGRPHDWAPPAPSSRQDQRSPPPLLEGPSLSQPDAIVLISSPEESPEGRVQRQRRAGLEMGALARTLLCPCRLLLLLGVFLLLLCLSSRRLPELSLSACVLGGHPCPWFGETLPGEEEEEEHVPGPAPTGTPKAPLPLRGEEFDIRRLQRAFMDSLTPRGEILLQEYLCGWRQLIKFMDVLGNAFGLISQETQSKITIMQQHQDGQHGLHYRTVQSMVNFELASGLVGFQSLPADWPPSGCRTLLRLHRALKWLELFLHKLGTSQKDDKPSQMCMDAYREALAPYHSWWVRQAAALAFLAMPSHQELYRIIIARQEKQAAWAIVMTTVESLGRVYNITQDVFSAHGMLQLP; encoded by the exons ATGGACCACCACTCCGTGGGACACGCTTTGGAGCCCCGTCCTCGCAGAGGGGTTCAAAACGGTCGCGCGGatggtcgggggggggggggggggacagtggAAGCCTGGAAAGGCTGGCACACACTCAGTGAAGCCTCCTCCCCATCCGGAGGCGAGTCTTCCATCAACACCTTTCCCCCCAGCCCAGAAGCCCCAGGCAGCCACCCTTTCCACGGGGACTTGTTTGTAGCCCCCCAGCTTGGGTTCCCCTTCCAACGCCTCCCTTCTGAAGGTCAGCCGCGAGCAGAGCGCCTGATCCCTCCTGCCCTCGAACTGGGGAAGGAAGCCGTCAGATTGGCTTTCCCGGGATGTTCCCGACCTTCTcggagccccccccccctgcagagTCCCGGCAGCCCTTCTGGCCGCCCACATGACTGGGCCCCGCCGGCCCCCAGTTCCAGACAGGACCAAAGAAGCCCACCTCCCCTGCTGGAGGGGCCCTCCCTCTCCCAGCCCGACGCGATCGTCCTTATCTCGTCCCCGGAAGAGAGTCCGGAGGGCAGGGTGCAAAGGCAGCGCCGGGCAGGGCTGGAAATGGGGGCTCTCGCTAGGACTCTGCTGTGCCCTTGCCGCCTGCTCCTCCTCCTGGgggtcttcctcctcctgctctgcctCTCCAGCCGGCGCCTCC CAGAGCTTTCCCTCTCTGCCTGTGTCTTGGGAGGGCATCCCTGCCCTTGGTTCGGGGAGACGCTGCccggggaagaagaggaagaggag CACGTTCCTGGGCCTGCCCCCACCGGGACCCCAAAAGCACCCCTCCCCCTCAGGGGCGAAGAGTTCGACATCAGGCGCCTGCAGAGGGCTTTCATGGACAGCCTCACTCCCAGGGGCGAGATCCTCCTCCAGGAATACCTCTGTGGCTGGAGACAGCTGATCAA GTTTATGGACGTGCTGGGGAACGCCTTCGGACTAATTTCTCAGGAAACTCAGTCCAAGATCACCATTATGCAACAGCACCAGGATGGGCAGCATGGCCTCCACTACCGCACCGTGCAGTCCATGGTGAACTTTGAGCTGGCCTCCGGTTTGGTGGGCTTCCAATCCCTGCCAGCTGATTGGCCTCCCTCTGGCTGCCGGACGCTGCTGCGCCTTCATCGTGCCTTGAAGTGGCTGGAACTTTTCCTGCACAAACTGGGGACCAGCCAGAAGGATGACAAACCCTCTCAGATGTGCATGGATGCCTACCGGGAGGCACTGGCCCCATACCACAGCTGGTGGGTGCGGCAGGCGGCCGCCCTGGCCTTCTTAGCCATGCCTTCCCACCAGGAGCTCTACCGCATCATCATCGCCAGGCAGGAGAAGCAGGCAGCTTGGGCCATTGTCATGACCACGGTGGAGAGCCTGGGCCGAGTCTACAACATCACCCAAGATGTCTTTTCCGcccatgggatgctgcagctgCCCTAA
- the PSMB6 gene encoding proteasome subunit beta type-6: MAAAMTVAVAAGPSLGLAGGCPDWTQQAESTGTTIMAVEFEGGVVIGADSRTTTGSYIANRVTDKLTQIHDRIFCCRSGSAADTQAIADAVAYQLGFHSIELDQQPLVHTAANLFKEMCYRYREDLTAGILVAGWDRRKGGQVYSVPMGGMMVRQPFSIGGSGSSYIYGFVDVSYKPGMSKEECLTFTANALSLAMDRDGSSGGVIRLAAITKDGVERKVILGNDLPRFSSV, encoded by the exons ATGGCGGCGGCGATGACTGTGGCGGTGGCGGCGGGTCCGAGTCTCGGACTGGCGGGGGGTTGCCCGGACTGGACCCAGCAGGCGGAGAGCACCGGG ACCACCATCATGGCCGTGGAGTTCGAGGGCGGCGTGGTCATCGGGGCGGACTCGCGCACCACCACGGG GTCCTACATTGCCAACCGCGTCACGGACAAGCTGACCCAGATCCATGACCGCATCTTCTGCTGCCGCTCCGGCTCCGCCGCGGACACCCAGGCCATCGCCGACGCCGTCGCCTACCAGCTGGGCTTCCACAG CATCGAGCTGGACCAGCAGCCCCTGGTGCACACGGCGGCCAACCTTTTCAAGGAGATGTGTTATCGGTACCGCGAGGACCTGACGGCCGGGATTCTGGTGGCCGGCTGGGACAGGCGCAAGGGGGGCCAG GTATACTCTGTCCCCATGGGGGGGATGATGGTTCGCCAGCCCTTCTCCATTGGGGGCTCTGGCAGCTCCTACATATACGGTTTTGTGGATGTTTCTTACAAGCCTGGCATGAGTAAGGAGGAGTGCCTGACTTTCACGGCCAACG CACTCTCCCTGGCCATGGATCGCGACGGTTCGAGTGGGGGCGTGATCCGCCTGGCTGCCATCACAAAGGACGGCGTGGAGCGCAAGGTCATTCTCGGCAACGATCTACCCCGGTTTTCCTCCGTCTGA
- the GLTPD2 gene encoding glycolipid transfer protein domain-containing protein 2 isoform X2, with amino-acid sequence MDHHSVGHALEPRPRRGVQNGRADGRGGGGGTVEAWKGWHTLSEASSPSGGESSINTFPPSPEAPGSHPFHGDLFVAPQLGFPFQRLPSEGQPRAERLIPPALELGKEAVRLAFPGCSRPSRSPPPLQSPGSPSGRPHDWAPPAPSSRQDQRSPPPLLEGPSLSQPDAIVLISSPEESPEGRVQRQRRAGLEMGALARTLLCPCRLLLLLGVFLLLLCLSSRRLQLSLSACVLGGHPCPWFGETLPGEEEEEEHVPGPAPTGTPKAPLPLRGEEFDIRRLQRAFMDSLTPRGEILLQEYLCGWRQLIKFMDVLGNAFGLISQETQSKITIMQQHQDGQHGLHYRTVQSMVNFELASGLVGFQSLPADWPPSGCRTLLRLHRALKWLELFLHKLGTSQKDDKPSQMCMDAYREALAPYHSWWVRQAAALAFLAMPSHQELYRIIIARQEKQAAWAIVMTTVESLGRVYNITQDVFSAHGMLQLP; translated from the exons ATGGACCACCACTCCGTGGGACACGCTTTGGAGCCCCGTCCTCGCAGAGGGGTTCAAAACGGTCGCGCGGatggtcgggggggggggggggggacagtggAAGCCTGGAAAGGCTGGCACACACTCAGTGAAGCCTCCTCCCCATCCGGAGGCGAGTCTTCCATCAACACCTTTCCCCCCAGCCCAGAAGCCCCAGGCAGCCACCCTTTCCACGGGGACTTGTTTGTAGCCCCCCAGCTTGGGTTCCCCTTCCAACGCCTCCCTTCTGAAGGTCAGCCGCGAGCAGAGCGCCTGATCCCTCCTGCCCTCGAACTGGGGAAGGAAGCCGTCAGATTGGCTTTCCCGGGATGTTCCCGACCTTCTcggagccccccccccctgcagagTCCCGGCAGCCCTTCTGGCCGCCCACATGACTGGGCCCCGCCGGCCCCCAGTTCCAGACAGGACCAAAGAAGCCCACCTCCCCTGCTGGAGGGGCCCTCCCTCTCCCAGCCCGACGCGATCGTCCTTATCTCGTCCCCGGAAGAGAGTCCGGAGGGCAGGGTGCAAAGGCAGCGCCGGGCAGGGCTGGAAATGGGGGCTCTCGCTAGGACTCTGCTGTGCCCTTGCCGCCTGCTCCTCCTCCTGGgggtcttcctcctcctgctctgcctCTCCAGCCGGCGCCTCC AGCTTTCCCTCTCTGCCTGTGTCTTGGGAGGGCATCCCTGCCCTTGGTTCGGGGAGACGCTGCccggggaagaagaggaagaggag CACGTTCCTGGGCCTGCCCCCACCGGGACCCCAAAAGCACCCCTCCCCCTCAGGGGCGAAGAGTTCGACATCAGGCGCCTGCAGAGGGCTTTCATGGACAGCCTCACTCCCAGGGGCGAGATCCTCCTCCAGGAATACCTCTGTGGCTGGAGACAGCTGATCAA GTTTATGGACGTGCTGGGGAACGCCTTCGGACTAATTTCTCAGGAAACTCAGTCCAAGATCACCATTATGCAACAGCACCAGGATGGGCAGCATGGCCTCCACTACCGCACCGTGCAGTCCATGGTGAACTTTGAGCTGGCCTCCGGTTTGGTGGGCTTCCAATCCCTGCCAGCTGATTGGCCTCCCTCTGGCTGCCGGACGCTGCTGCGCCTTCATCGTGCCTTGAAGTGGCTGGAACTTTTCCTGCACAAACTGGGGACCAGCCAGAAGGATGACAAACCCTCTCAGATGTGCATGGATGCCTACCGGGAGGCACTGGCCCCATACCACAGCTGGTGGGTGCGGCAGGCGGCCGCCCTGGCCTTCTTAGCCATGCCTTCCCACCAGGAGCTCTACCGCATCATCATCGCCAGGCAGGAGAAGCAGGCAGCTTGGGCCATTGTCATGACCACGGTGGAGAGCCTGGGCCGAGTCTACAACATCACCCAAGATGTCTTTTCCGcccatgggatgctgcagctgCCCTAA